The region AAATTTAATCGTCCTCACACTCTTTAACGGGGAAATACATGAACTTGATCTGGATGATTTTGGAAATTATCGTAGAATTGCTTTCGAAAAACATATTATTAATATTCCGGCAGATGATCTTGTTTTAATGCGACGCGATTCTGCCAGCCGACGCGATCGTGAAATGACCATCCCTATGATGCTAACGAAATACAAATCCTATGAACAACGGATTGACCGTCTGCGTCATCGAATTGGATCTTCATTTAAAAAAACAACCGGTGACAGTATTTCACCTCAATCTTTAACCATTGCAAATGCCGAATTGGAAACTTTCAAAGAAAATCTAAAAGTCGATAGCATCATCACAAAAAAAGATCGAACAGTAAAAAATAGACAATTAAATCGCCTTCAGCGGCAATTAAAAAATGAATTCAACCTCATCAATAGTTATAGTAGAAGTAAAAATAAATACAGTGTGGAAATTCATAAAAAAATAACGTTACCCGTTGCGTGCATATTATTTGCTGTGGTTGGCGGCGGGTTGGGTGTCCTTGTACGTAAAGGAGGATTTGCGGTTGCAACAAGCCTTAGCTTTGGCTTCTTTTTAATCTATTATATTTTCCTGATTGGCGGAGAAGAATTGGCCGATCGAAATATCATTTCACCATTTTTAGGAATGTGGTCTCCCAATATTTTTCTTGCTGTTGTGGCAGGATATTTAACATTACACACCGTTCGCGAGCGCGCTCCTATTCAGTTCAATTTTTCCATTAGAAAATATTTCAAAAAAGAATCATGAATTCGACTGACCTCATCGCTAAAAAACAATCTGGAGAAGCGCTCAGCCGTAGGGAACTAAGTCCTTTTCTAAGTGCATTTGTCGATGGATCCATACCAGATTCGGATATGGTTACCTTTTTGAATGCGGTTTATAATAATGGAATGACTGAAGAAGAAATCTATATTTTAGTGGAACTCATGATTGAATCCGGTGAAAAGGTGGATTTCTCTCATTTGAATTCTTTCCCTGCAGATAAACATTCTACCGGGGGCGTTGGAGATAAAGTGTCGCTCGTGCTTGCTCCCATTCTTGCAACTTTGGGACTTTCCATACCAATGATTTCTGGCCGATCTCTTGGTCATACGGGGGGCACTCTGGATAAACTAGAATCTATAGCAGGATTTAAAACAGATTTAAGTTTAGATGATTTCAAAACTCAAGTAAAAAAGATTGGTGTTTGCCTCATTGGGCAAACGCATGAAATTTGTCCTGCCGATAAACGTATGTATGCGTTACGCGATGTTACCCACACAATTGATTCGATTCCGCTGATTTGCGGTTCGATTATGAGCAAAAAAATTGCCGAAGGAATCCGCGGACTTGTTTTGGACATAAAAGTTGGAAACGGTGCCTTCATGAAATCTATCCCAAAAGCAAAATATTTGGGGGAAATGATGAAAAAAATCGGACAGAAATTTGGCGTAAAAACTGAAGTGGTTTATACGTCTATGAATCAGCCACTCGGGCGATTTGCCGGGAATTGGTGTGAAGTGAAAGAATCGGTGGCTTGTCTGCAAGGCCACGGTCCAAAAGATACCATGAAGGTTGTATTTGAAACGTGCTCCGTTTTATTGATGCAATCCGGAATTTCTACAAACAAAAAAAAGTCCATTGAACTGATTGAGAATACAATTCACTCCGGCACAGCAATGGAAAAATGGCTGGAATTGGTTTCTACCCAAGGTGGCGACGCCACGATTTTTGATAGGTTGGATCGTCAGAATATCCCAAAATATTCTTCAGAATTGGTTGCTAAATCTTCTGGGTTTGTTTCAGTAATGAATACGCTTGGAATCGGGAATGCCGGAATTCCGCTCGGCATTGGAAGAGCAAAAAAAAATGAACCTGTTGACCCAACAGCCGGGATGGAATTTCTAGCGAAAATCGGTGAACCGGCAAAAAGCAATCAGCCTTTAATTCGGCTTTTTAATTCAAATCAGAAAAAATTAGAAGAAGCGCAATCAATGCTACAAGACACCGTTTTGATTACAGAGGAAAAACCAAACCCCCATTGTTTGATATTAGGCGAAACCTAATATCAATACCCGCGGTGAACCATACACGTTTGGGTTGGCTGAGTATTCTCTATAAATATTTCCGGGTTTGATTCAACCGGGCAAAATTCTGTGGGTACATCTTTAGTAATAGAACAAATTTTCATTTCAATGATTGACTGCGGCCGATCAAATCCGATCCGCTTATAGCCCAGTGTATCATGCGCATCACGCATAAATTGAGCCCAAATAGGAAGAGCTGCTTTACTACCGTCCTGTCCCTCCCCCAGGCTAACCCTCGCATCATCAATTCCGCTCCACACGCCGGCAGTGATAAACGGAGAAAATCCTAAAAACCACGCATCCGTCCAACCTTGTGTGGTTCCTGTTTTCCCTCCTGCAGGATGATAAAAATGATATTTCCAACGCGAGCTTCCTCCCGTTCCTCTATCTAAAACTGTCTGCATTAAATTCGTCATGATGTATGCAGTTCCGGTACTTAGCACTTCATTTTTAATCGGTTTATATTCCTTCAAAACACTTCCAAAACGATCTTCTATTCTTGTGATTGCGAACGGCTCATTATGTACACCTTTATTGGAGAATATGGAATATGCGCCCACCATTTCCAACAGATATACTTCGGATGTTCCTAGCGCAATGGCATCTACAGCGCGAATATCAGTGGATATTCCCATTCGTTGTGCTAATTTTTTTACTTGTTGCGCCGGTGCGAGACCTTTCTGAACCATTCGTACCGAAATTAAATTTAAAGATCGCCTCAGACCTTCTCGCATTGTGGTCAAACCACTGGTATTTCCATCATAATTCCGAGGTTTCCATTTAACCCAGTCCCCATCTGCATTTTGAACATTTAGAACCACCGGTTGGTTTTGAAGTTGTTCTACGACGGTATATCCATTTTCAATTGCTGTTGCGTACACCATCGGTTTAAAAACCGATCCCGGCTGGCGCTTTGCTTGAATAGCTCGATTAAATTGATCCCGATAATCGGGCCGGCCTCCAATCATAGCAAGAATGGCACCGGTCCTGGAATCGAGGGCAACAAAAGCTGATTGCACCAATAACTGCTTCCGCAATTCTTTAAAAAGTTCCGCCTCACCCTTCATCATTTTTTTCACAGTATCTTCAGGAAAAATAGACAAATAGCCAAGCGTTTCGAATTCTTCTTTATCGTTGAAAAGGCGTTTATTCAGAACCGATTGATTTCGCATAATCGTTTCCATCATTGCCTGTTCTGCAATGTCTTGAAGCCGAGAATCCAGTGTGGTGTAAATTTTGAGACCATCTCTGTATATATTGATTCCAAGTGACTCATCTTCCTTTTCCAAAAGCCGACGAACATATTCGGTAAAATAAGGCGCCTTCCCTTGTAATTGTTCCGTGAGGACCGTTTCTAATGACATCGCCCTCGCTTCGGAATAAGAGGCAGGTGTAATCACCTTTTGATCTAGCATTAACCTGAGAACGGTATTCCTACGTTTAATGGCTTTTTCGGGATAGCGAACCGGTGTGTACCGCGCGGGAGCCGGAAGCACTCCGACCAAAAGAGCGCTTTCGTCCAAAGTGAGATCATGAGCTCCTTTTGCAAAATACCTCTTTGCGGCAGCCTGAACACCATACGTCCCATGGCCAAAATGAACACTGTTAAGATACATTTCAAGAATTTCATCCTTCGTGTAAGTTCGTTCAATTTGGATTGCCGTGATAATTTCTTTCAACTTTCGCGTAATGGTTTTTTTGAATCCGATTGTATCATAAAGATTTCGTGCAAGCTGCTGAGTGAGCGAACTAAATCCCTGAGTATAGCTCATCGAAAGTGTGTTAATAACAATCGCTCGAAAAACATCGCGGAGTGAAATTCCCCAATGCGATCGGAATCGGCGATCCTCAGATGCAATGACAGCATCCTGCATATAGGTTGGAATTTCTTCGAGTGACACAAACACGCGTTTCTCTAAAAACAACTCATGCAGTACTTTTCCATCTGCTGAGTAAATCCGAGTCACTAGATTCGGATCGTAATTTTCAAGTTGCTCAATTGAAGGAAGGTCGCGAGATAATAAAAATAAATAAATTAAAATGACCACAGCGCATCCAAAGAGGAAAATCGCTGTTCTTTTAATAATTTGATACCAAGACATAGAAATAATTTACAACGACGTAGCTATAGTACCCTTCCTTGATTGAATGAGATTCGAAAAAAGAATGGTTTGAAAATTATGATTCAGTTTTTGGGTGAATCATTTCTTCTGGGCAAACAAGTTTGTCAAATTCGTCTACAGATAAATAATTGAGTGCAACGGCAGCATCTTTGAGTGATGTATTTTCTTTATGAGCTTTTTTGGCGACTTCAGCCGCTTTTTCATACCCAATATGCGGATTTAATGCCGTAACCAACATGAGCGAATCCCGCAGATTTTTATCTATTCCTATTTCGTTGGCTTCAATCCCATCCACACAGTTTTTAGCGAAAGATTGGCACGCATCTCCAATGAGTTTGATGGATTGTAAAATATTAAAAGCTATCACAGGCCTGTACACATTAAGTTCAAAATTTCCACTTGCACCAGCTATAGAAATAGTGACGTCATTTCCCATTACTTGTGTGCACACCATGGTCACAGCTTCGCATTGTGTTGGGTTCACTTTCCCCGGCATAATAGAAGATCCGGGCTCATTTGCCGGTAGGTTCAATTCACCAAAACCGCCACGCGGGCCACTGGCAAGCCAACGAATATCATTTGCAATTTTAAATAAACTTCCGGAAAGCGTTTTTAACGCCGAAGAAAGTTCAACAATGGAATCTTGGGCACCGAGCGCTTCAAATTTATTAGGTGCAGATTTGAATGGAAGACCCGTAATAGATGCAATTTGCTTAGCTGCCTTTTCTCCGAAACCTTTTCTTGAATTAATACCCGTACCAACTGCAGTACCTCCCATAGCCAGCTCATAACAATGATCTAGGGCTTTTTCAATTCGAGATAATCCATGTTCCAATTGGGATGCATACCCAGAGAATTCTTGACCAAGACTAAGAGGAGTCGCATCCTGAAGATGGGTTCTTCCCAGTTTGACAATTTTCTCAAAATCGCGAGACTTAGCCTCAAGAGATTCTTTTAATCTTTTAACAGCAGGAATCATGTGATGGGTGACCGATTCTACAGCGGCAATATTAATTGCGGTTGGAAACGTGTCATTGGTGGATTGAGACATGTTCACATGGTCATTCGGATGAACAGGTTTTTTACTTCCAAGTTCTCCACCCATCATTTCAATAGATCGGTTTGAAATCACTTCATTAACGTTCATGTTTGTTTGAGTCCCACTTCCAGTTTGCCATACTACAAGGGGAAAATGGTCATCCAATTTTCCGCTAATAACCTCATCTGCAGCTTTTCCAATTCCATCCGCAATCTCATCAGTCAAGTCACCGTAAGATTGATTTACAGAGGCGGCGGCTTTTTTAAGGATGCCGTATGCGCGAATCAATTCACGGGGAAATCGTTCATCGCCAATTTTAAAATTATCAAGCGATCGTTTGGTTTGTGCGCCATAATATCGATCGGTCGGGACTTCAATGACGCCCATGCTATCTTTTTCTTTGCGAGTTTTCATTCTTAGGATTTTCTCATTTTATTTACGCCTCTTTAGTGCATTTTTTCGTTAATCAACAATCCATGTATCACCAGCATTTAATAATGATTTAATATCACCCTCCCCCAATTTTTCCTTAGCAGAATTGATTTGGTCTTCAAGCATTTCATCATAAGTAGGTTCGGTCACATTGTAAAAAACACCAATTGGTTCTGGAAAATTTTCATTAGATGTAAAATTTGCCAATGTTGATGCAATTAAATAATCAGATTCATCATGAACCAATACATCATCGACATTCCACTTTCCCCCGAGCTCAATAACTTGAGGTATATTCCCATCCATACGGATACCTTTATTCTGATCTGCACCAAATACCATTGGTTTTTTATCTTCGAGCCATAGAACAGATTGGGCTTTGGTTTCTTTTTCTGTGTACTGAAAATATGCACCATTGTTAAAGATATTGCAGTTCTGATAAATTTCAAGAAACGTAGCACCTTTATGATTGTAACATCTGGAAATCATATCCTGAAGATGCTTGGTCTCCCTGTCCACGGACCTGGCTACAAAAGTTGCAT is a window of Candidatus Neomarinimicrobiota bacterium DNA encoding:
- a CDS encoding 2-oxoacid:ferredoxin oxidoreductase subunit beta, with product MAEQQIAPAQSRQDYTSDQGVRWCPGCGDYAVLAQVQKTFPTFGRKKEEFVFISGIGCSSRFPYYMNTFGFHTIHGRATAIASGVKLANSSLSVWVVTGDGDALSIGGNHTIHLIRRNMDINIMLFNNRIYGLTKGQYSPTSELGKITKSTPMGSLDRPFNPPALALGSHATFVARSVDRETKHLQDMISRCYNHKGATFLEIYQNCNIFNNGAYFQYTEKETKAQSVLWLEDKKPMVFGADQNKGIRMDGNIPQVIELGGKWNVDDVLVHDESDYLIASTLANFTSNENFPEPIGVFYNVTEPTYDEMLEDQINSAKEKLGEGDIKSLLNAGDTWIVD
- a CDS encoding thymidine phosphorylase: MNSTDLIAKKQSGEALSRRELSPFLSAFVDGSIPDSDMVTFLNAVYNNGMTEEEIYILVELMIESGEKVDFSHLNSFPADKHSTGGVGDKVSLVLAPILATLGLSIPMISGRSLGHTGGTLDKLESIAGFKTDLSLDDFKTQVKKIGVCLIGQTHEICPADKRMYALRDVTHTIDSIPLICGSIMSKKIAEGIRGLVLDIKVGNGAFMKSIPKAKYLGEMMKKIGQKFGVKTEVVYTSMNQPLGRFAGNWCEVKESVACLQGHGPKDTMKVVFETCSVLLMQSGISTNKKKSIELIENTIHSGTAMEKWLELVSTQGGDATIFDRLDRQNIPKYSSELVAKSSGFVSVMNTLGIGNAGIPLGIGRAKKNEPVDPTAGMEFLAKIGEPAKSNQPLIRLFNSNQKKLEEAQSMLQDTVLITEEKPNPHCLILGET
- a CDS encoding YjgP/YjgQ family permease; translated protein: MRQLFPPFIFSLLVIVFILFTNFFLRAIDRFLGKGLNIFTIFEYLFLNLAWIVALAVPMAVLIAALMTFGRMSEENEITAMRTSGISYLKIIRPVLFFGTIVAIILIYFNNYILPDMNFRARLLSGDIYRKRPDMNIDPGHFIDDIPDYSMIIRGKEGNLMKDVRIFSKSPVEAQTSIYSESGTLHTDENLIVLTLFNGEIHELDLDDFGNYRRIAFEKHIINIPADDLVLMRRDSASRRDREMTIPMMLTKYKSYEQRIDRLRHRIGSSFKKTTGDSISPQSLTIANAELETFKENLKVDSIITKKDRTVKNRQLNRLQRQLKNEFNLINSYSRSKNKYSVEIHKKITLPVACILFAVVGGGLGVLVRKGGFAVATSLSFGFFLIYYIFLIGGEELADRNIISPFLGMWSPNIFLAVVAGYLTLHTVRERAPIQFNFSIRKYFKKES
- the fumC gene encoding class II fumarate hydratase, yielding MKTRKEKDSMGVIEVPTDRYYGAQTKRSLDNFKIGDERFPRELIRAYGILKKAAASVNQSYGDLTDEIADGIGKAADEVISGKLDDHFPLVVWQTGSGTQTNMNVNEVISNRSIEMMGGELGSKKPVHPNDHVNMSQSTNDTFPTAINIAAVESVTHHMIPAVKRLKESLEAKSRDFEKIVKLGRTHLQDATPLSLGQEFSGYASQLEHGLSRIEKALDHCYELAMGGTAVGTGINSRKGFGEKAAKQIASITGLPFKSAPNKFEALGAQDSIVELSSALKTLSGSLFKIANDIRWLASGPRGGFGELNLPANEPGSSIMPGKVNPTQCEAVTMVCTQVMGNDVTISIAGASGNFELNVYRPVIAFNILQSIKLIGDACQSFAKNCVDGIEANEIGIDKNLRDSLMLVTALNPHIGYEKAAEVAKKAHKENTSLKDAAVALNYLSVDEFDKLVCPEEMIHPKTES
- a CDS encoding PBP1A family penicillin-binding protein, with product MSWYQIIKRTAIFLFGCAVVILIYLFLLSRDLPSIEQLENYDPNLVTRIYSADGKVLHELFLEKRVFVSLEEIPTYMQDAVIASEDRRFRSHWGISLRDVFRAIVINTLSMSYTQGFSSLTQQLARNLYDTIGFKKTITRKLKEIITAIQIERTYTKDEILEMYLNSVHFGHGTYGVQAAAKRYFAKGAHDLTLDESALLVGVLPAPARYTPVRYPEKAIKRRNTVLRLMLDQKVITPASYSEARAMSLETVLTEQLQGKAPYFTEYVRRLLEKEDESLGINIYRDGLKIYTTLDSRLQDIAEQAMMETIMRNQSVLNKRLFNDKEEFETLGYLSIFPEDTVKKMMKGEAELFKELRKQLLVQSAFVALDSRTGAILAMIGGRPDYRDQFNRAIQAKRQPGSVFKPMVYATAIENGYTVVEQLQNQPVVLNVQNADGDWVKWKPRNYDGNTSGLTTMREGLRRSLNLISVRMVQKGLAPAQQVKKLAQRMGISTDIRAVDAIALGTSEVYLLEMVGAYSIFSNKGVHNEPFAITRIEDRFGSVLKEYKPIKNEVLSTGTAYIMTNLMQTVLDRGTGGSSRWKYHFYHPAGGKTGTTQGWTDAWFLGFSPFITAGVWSGIDDARVSLGEGQDGSKAALPIWAQFMRDAHDTLGYKRIGFDRPQSIIEMKICSITKDVPTEFCPVESNPEIFIENTQPTQTCMVHRGY